A stretch of DNA from Nitrospira sp. KM1:
CCGCTTGTCCGATCGTTATCCAGCGGGTCAGAAAGATCACTGTATGGGACAAGATCTTTGAGACCTTCAAGTTGATGCCAAAAGGCACGCTCTCGGTCGAAGGCTTGTTGATGAGCGGGGCTCTGAGCAACCCATAGCTTGAATTGACTCAATTCTATTTTCGTGATGCGGCCGGTGACGAGCCGGATCACCCAGCTACGGGCAACACCCGCCAACTGCTCATCGCGACTATCCGCAGCTTGCGAGTTCGGATTTGTCGGCTTATCCATAGATACCTGCGAGACAAGACAGCGTCCCTAATAAGAAGACGAGTGGGAACTGTAATTCCTTAAGGGATGTGCGGAAAGGAGACGTCAGATGTCGCGCACGGCTGACAAATGATCGAGCACTTTCCTGATGTGAGCTTCGAGAGATGAAGTTGAGATGCCCAAGTCTGTTGCGATTTGCTGCTGGGTTTTACGGCCGAATCGAGTCAGCAAGAAAACCTTGCGGCTGATGAGGGGCAGTTCGGCCAATGCTTCCGCGAGTCGGGCCAGTTCTTGTTTGGCGATCATCACACGTTCAGCGTCCCGATAGTCCATTCCACCCGACATAATGCCAATGGCTTCCTCAAGAATTTCCGCACGATTCTCTTGGACCCGTAGATAATCCGTGGCGAGATTGGCCGCCATACGAAAAACATACGCCTTTTGATTCTGGATGTGTGAGGTGTCTTCTTGTGAAGAAATCTTGAGAAACAGTTCCTGCGTGAGATCCCGCGCAGTGAATGCGCATTTGATCCGGCGAACCAAAAAGCGAAAGAGGTCTTCTTCGTGTTGGAAAAAAACATCCGAGAGTTGTGTGGGCGACACTGTTGGTTCCCTCATGGAATGAACTAGACCAATTGGTTGTTCCAACGGGAATCTGGGGTGACAGCGTGGCCTTATAGCACCGAGATAAAATCCACGTCAATGTCCGGCTATCGGAAAGTAGGGACAGTGAGATGGCCAGCAGGCGTTTCGAGAGTTAGGGGTTGGGGCGTCATCACAGGACTTGGTTATTGTCTTCTCCCCCAAACGCTTCATTGAGCTGCGGTAAATGACTCGCGTAGGCTTTCCATCGGCCGACTGATTTTGTATAGATCGGCTGGCGCACCTGCCAGCGACTGGGGGTCTGCACAGCACGGTCGTTTTGATGAAAGTTAAGACAGCGGTCGTCCCACGGCGCACCGAGAAAGTCGAGCAGACGCCTCGCTTGCCCTTCCAGGTCGCTTACAACCGTTTCGTATTTCACGTCGAGGATCGGCAGAGGCAAAGCCTCATGCCAGTGGGCCATCAGTCGTCGCTCTTCGGCGATGAAAAACGTTAGATCCTCGAAGTCGGTGGCGTAGCGCTGATCGTGATTGAAGTTCTCCATCCAGATCGAGAGTGCATTGTCACGCGCATCACGAAGGCAGTGAACCACACGTGCATTAGGAAACAACAAGGCGGCAAAGGCCAGATGAAAATAGTTAAGCGGCTGTTTGTCGCTGATACGCACGCTGCCCGAAGGAGCATTGCGACGGAGCGCCCTCAGATATTCATGAGCCGACAGTCGGCTGGCCATCTCGCCTTGTAAGAAGGATGCCGCCTGCCAGGGCGCTTGCTTCTTGCCGCCCATTGATTGAACGGCCAGGCGGGCGAGATCGGGCAATTCGCCAGCTCCGTGCATGCGCGGATGCGCCGACAGGATCTGCTCAATGAGCGTAGTACCGGAGCGCGGGAGGCCGACGATAAACACGGGCTGATCGGTTCCAATCCCAAAGCACAATCGCTCGGCAAAGAAGTCAGGAGAGTACGTTTCGATGACTCCATTGACGCGCGCCTGCAGTTCACTCCTGTTCAAAGGGCCTGCCTTTCTCCGGCGTGCCGCATTCGCTTTAAGACCCGCCTGAGCCGCCTGCTCATACTGTTGGCGCCGATCATGATATTTCGCAAGTCCATAGCCCACGAGGGCCTTCGCTTCATCCAGTGCCTCGGGATCTGATAGGGCGCGCCGCGCATGCTCGACCCAGGAAGCCGCCTCCACTTCGTCTTCCACCACGCTCAGATAGTGGCACAGTGCTAAGCCGTGCCCCGATTGTTGCTCGAGTACGCGGAGATAGCAGGCCGGGGCGAGCTCGGCACGGCCTAAGTCCTCCATGGCATGGCCTAAGCCAAGCCATGCATCGAGATCATCCGCACGCTGAGCCAACGAACGCCGGAACAGCGCTTCAGCCTGATCCACCTGACCGCAGTCCGAGAGTTCTTGCGCCAGGCGATTGCGCGCCCCAGACGATTCCGGCGCATGTATCGCGGCCCTCTCGAAGCACCACCTGGCTTCGTCAAGCTGGCCATCCTCGATCAGGAGTCCGCCGATCACCAAATAGGTCTCGGCGCGCGTAGGCTCGATCGCGAGCGCCCGCTGAAGACAGGATAAGGCGCGCTCCTGCTCGCCGACGTGTTTGAGCGCGGCGCCCAAATTGTGCCAGCCGTCGGCATAGGCAGCATTCAGGCTCACTGCCTCACGGAAACAGCGGACCGCGCGTGACCAGTCGTGAGACAAGATCCACACGCGTCCGAGATCAGACCAGGCTCGGCAATCGTTGGGCGCCAAGTCGGTTGCACGTTGCGCGGCCACACGGGCAGTATCAAAATCACCTTGTCGAGCGTAGATTTGTCCCAAATACCGCTGCGCGTCAGCATCATCAGGAGCCTCGACAAGTCGTTCTTGGCAGAGACGTAACGCGCTAACGGAATCACCAGTGCTTAGTGCGGCGTTGATGGCCCTCAACAATGGCGACTCCGTGACCGTTTCACTCATCGTGAGGCGGTTCGAATGGCATTTATGTTACCGCTTCGCCTAGAACGTCATCCGCAGCATGCCGATCACATGTCGCGGTGCGCCAAAATGGTTAAAGGCCGAGTATGAGAATGGTCCTTCAACATACCGCGCGTCAAAGAGATTGTTCAGATTCAATTGCAAACTGAGCCAGTTGAGTGGTGCATAGATGGCAAAAATATCCGCTCTCGTATAGCCCTCATACGTTTGATTCGATGATCCAGGGAAGGAGGAGACTTGACTTCGATAGTAGACAACGGCACCGAGCTTCAGCCCTTTCGCCAGTAGCTCGGAGAAATCGTAGCTACCGAAGGCGCTGACCGTATTCTTTGGGGCATTATAGGCTCGTGCCCCTACGACATTTGCGATAGTGCTTTTTGTGATTTCGGTATCCAGGTAGGTATAGGCTAGGTTCACTTGTAGTTGTGGCGTGAGCGCCCCACGGGCTTCAAACTCAAATCCCTGGTTGCGCTGACTCTGCCCTCCTATACTGAAGGTCTGATTATTTGGATCTGGACTGCTGACATCGTCCAATTCTGTGCGAAATACGGCGGCAGTCAGCATAATCCGTTTTCCCATCGGTTCCCATTTGCTCCCGATTTCGAATGTCTGACCAGTCATAGGATCCAAGAGTGACCCGTCCGCCGTGATCGCAAAGTTTGGCTGGATACTCTCTCCGTAGGAGGCATAGACATTGAGTCCCTCGATGAGTCGCTGCGACAGGCCGATCTGCGGTGTGAGACGGCTGACATTTAGACCTTCATGGGATCCATTTTGGTTGAAAGATGTCTGGGAAATCCAATTCCCGCGTAGCGCGACCATCAGCGTCGTGCCTGCAAACGGCCGAAGCAGGCCCTGCAGAAAGGCACCGGTTTGATTAAAGCGCAGATCTTGTATGAAGTTCGGGGCCGGATCGGTAAACCCTGGGGGAAACGGGAAATTGTTTCCAGGGCTGTTAATATTCACTGTGCCTTGAGGTAAGAAACCCGTACCCTTGGTATTAATGCTTCCTGTGGAATAGTCCATTCCTGCCGCCACGGAGCTGAGATTGCCGAAGAAGGAGAATTCTTTTGTCAGATTGACTTCACCCGCGAAGGACTCCCGTTTCCAATCACGGCCGAGTGCATAGATGCTCACGTTCCCATTTGGCCCGATGCCGGTATACTGGTACCCGAACCCATAGCGATAACTCGATTCGTCATGGCTATACTGGCCTTTCACTTTCAGACGGAGGCCTTGGGCAAACTTCTTTTCGGCTTCCACATGGGCGCTGTGATAGTCGATCTTGAGCTTGTTGTCAGGTCCCAGGAAACTGTCCTCGATCCCGGCAGGGATCATGCCCTGAGTTGTCGTCGGTGTGCCGAAGTAACCCTTGCCTCTCAGATGCTGCACATTCCCGGTCACGGTCACAGTGAAGTCGTTCTCAGTAGCAAACCGGACGGAGGGCAGGAACGAAAACCGCTGATTGCCGCTATTTTGGAAAAATTCGGGATCCTGATTTTGGCTGAATACGAAACGCCCGGAGAGTTGAGGAATTGTCGGCATGACGCCATTGGCGTCCAGCGTCGTTCGGTAGTGGCCATATGAACCGCCGCCGGCCTCGGCGACGACGAAGTTGTCTTTCTCAGGTGCCTTCAACAGCCGGTTCACAAATCCGCCTGCGGGCGCGAGGCCACTGGTAAATGAGGCAGATCCCTTGATGACTTCGATGCGTTCATAGAGGGTAGGGTCAGCCACGTAGTTGTTGAAGGCAGACAAGCCATTGTCTCGAGAAGTACCAATGTTCGCTCGCGGATCCGCTTGAAATCCGCGAATTATGAAGTCTTCGGTTCTAGCTGCCCCGCCCACAGGCGCCTTCCCAATGCCGGCGATACCCTCGATCGCCTGCGTTTGTGTAACCGCCCGGCGCTCGCGGATGCTGTCTCTTGTCACAACGCCGACAGACATTGGCAACTCTTGAATCTCCGCAGGGAAGCGCAGAACAGCTTCGGATGACACGTCAGCCTTGTAGCCGTCTGGAGAATCAACTACCTGCCG
This window harbors:
- a CDS encoding TonB-dependent receptor, producing MRIRRRKSRTKTLHPGVAWLMATSAMVHFSVCVPESASGKEPSSEEKLNRKRLGFPDRRDRDPNAPDREDRWGISEPPSRQSRQSARDNLMVQSTDEKTKEFDFDISPQPLASALNRFGEQAGVQFAYATEDVENVRTGGVSGRRTSEEALRLLLADTGLAYRITGSNIITLERGNNRAAVGTGAAIGAAATGASSAQSDGGSSDPAGNGTKSKPVRVPEVVVKEVVERQVVDSPDGYKADVSSEAVLRFPAEIQELPMSVGVVTRDSIRERRAVTQTQAIEGIAGIGKAPVGGAARTEDFIIRGFQADPRANIGTSRDNGLSAFNNYVADPTLYERIEVIKGSASFTSGLAPAGGFVNRLLKAPEKDNFVVAEAGGGSYGHYRTTLDANGVMPTIPQLSGRFVFSQNQDPEFFQNSGNQRFSFLPSVRFATENDFTVTVTGNVQHLRGKGYFGTPTTTQGMIPAGIEDSFLGPDNKLKIDYHSAHVEAEKKFAQGLRLKVKGQYSHDESSYRYGFGYQYTGIGPNGNVSIYALGRDWKRESFAGEVNLTKEFSFFGNLSSVAAGMDYSTGSINTKGTGFLPQGTVNINSPGNNFPFPPGFTDPAPNFIQDLRFNQTGAFLQGLLRPFAGTTLMVALRGNWISQTSFNQNGSHEGLNVSRLTPQIGLSQRLIEGLNVYASYGESIQPNFAITADGSLLDPMTGQTFEIGSKWEPMGKRIMLTAAVFRTELDDVSSPDPNNQTFSIGGQSQRNQGFEFEARGALTPQLQVNLAYTYLDTEITKSTIANVVGARAYNAPKNTVSAFGSYDFSELLAKGLKLGAVVYYRSQVSSFPGSSNQTYEGYTRADIFAIYAPLNWLSLQLNLNNLFDARYVEGPFSYSAFNHFGAPRHVIGMLRMTF
- a CDS encoding RNA polymerase sigma factor, which translates into the protein MSPTQLSDVFFQHEEDLFRFLVRRIKCAFTARDLTQELFLKISSQEDTSHIQNQKAYVFRMAANLATDYLRVQENRAEILEEAIGIMSGGMDYRDAERVMIAKQELARLAEALAELPLISRKVFLLTRFGRKTQQQIATDLGISTSSLEAHIRKVLDHLSAVRDI
- a CDS encoding tetratricopeptide repeat-containing sulfotransferase family protein gives rise to the protein MSETVTESPLLRAINAALSTGDSVSALRLCQERLVEAPDDADAQRYLGQIYARQGDFDTARVAAQRATDLAPNDCRAWSDLGRVWILSHDWSRAVRCFREAVSLNAAYADGWHNLGAALKHVGEQERALSCLQRALAIEPTRAETYLVIGGLLIEDGQLDEARWCFERAAIHAPESSGARNRLAQELSDCGQVDQAEALFRRSLAQRADDLDAWLGLGHAMEDLGRAELAPACYLRVLEQQSGHGLALCHYLSVVEDEVEAASWVEHARRALSDPEALDEAKALVGYGLAKYHDRRQQYEQAAQAGLKANAARRRKAGPLNRSELQARVNGVIETYSPDFFAERLCFGIGTDQPVFIVGLPRSGTTLIEQILSAHPRMHGAGELPDLARLAVQSMGGKKQAPWQAASFLQGEMASRLSAHEYLRALRRNAPSGSVRISDKQPLNYFHLAFAALLFPNARVVHCLRDARDNALSIWMENFNHDQRYATDFEDLTFFIAEERRLMAHWHEALPLPILDVKYETVVSDLEGQARRLLDFLGAPWDDRCLNFHQNDRAVQTPSRWQVRQPIYTKSVGRWKAYASHLPQLNEAFGGEDNNQVL